AGGGAATTCCTGCACGAGCTGCCGCTTCACCCGACACCGGAGGAACATTGGATTGAAGTGGGGCGTCTACGGTATGAAGTCGCGAAGCAGGGATTTGAAATGTCGATCCCTGATGCGCATGTGGCCCAATGCACAAGAGACTTAGAAGGATATCTTTTGACGAGGGATCGGATCTTTCAGACGGTGGCAGGGATTTGTGGATTCAAGTTACTGCCCATTGATTTGGCTTAGAAGTATTGGGCCCTGCCTAAATGGTTCCGTATCAAGGCTGTTTTATTTTCCTTATGTTAACGATCTTAATTTTAAGAAATTGACGTACGAATCGCATCACTCTTTCTGCGAAATATGTATGTGTCTTTTTGTCCGAAACTAACTTAATCTGCCCAATACTTATCTTCGATTTCCCTGCTTTCACTTTCACTTGGCCCTCTTTTCTCATCTCACATTATGGGCATTTCCAGTTCTATTTCTTTATAGGCTTTCCTCTTATTGGATTCCAAGTGTAGCGAAAACGAAATCCAAGACCGATTTCTTGCGCTGCTCCAGGGCCATCTTAGAGATCGCATCCATGCCTAGCAAGAGAGAAACCATGGGCGACATGGCGAAATAAGATAACGTCAGCAACAGGGCTGAAACCAGAAACTGCGGCGCATCCACGCGACGGATCGCCTTCTTCTCCATGTGTTCTTCCAAGAACTCCACGCCCCTCTGAAACAACGGACGGAAGAGGTTCTTGATGCTCGTCTCCAGGTACTTCGCGTCCCCCATCGTCGAGCCGGCGGTCGTGAGCTTGGCGAAGTGCGGGTGGCGGGCGGCGAAGTCGAAGAAGTCGGAGACCAGGGCCTCCACCAGGGCCTTGCCGGTGAGCTTCCGCTTCGCCACGTCCTGGCTGATCCGGATGAGGTCGAACATCATCTCGTCCATCACCGCCTGATAGAGGGAGGACTTGTCCTTGTAGTAATAGTGGATGAGGGCCTTGTTGACCGCCGCCTTGCGGGCGATCTCCTGCGTGCGCGCGCCCGCGAAGCCCTGCTCGGCGAATTCGTCTTCGGCCGCCAGGAGGATTTTTTGTTTCGATGAATGCTCTTTTTTTGTCACAACGTCTCGATCATGCGGGAATGACTTGGAGATTCGGACTGACGCGGTTTTGCAGCATGTTCGAGATGTAATTGAGAGTCGCCCCCGTCGAGCTGGGGCAGCTCCCGCAGGCGCCTTGGTATTCGACGCGCAGGATATTCTCGTCCAGGCCGAGGATCCTGAGATTCCCTCCGTCGCGCGCGAGGCCGGGACGAATCGTCTCATCGATGATCCGGTCGATGTAGGTGAGCTTCTGATCGGAGGGCAGCTTGTCGAACTCGTCGGAGGCCAGTTCCTTGAATTCCGCCCCCTCCCCCACCCGGATCGCCACAATGTCCTTCGCCGCCATCAGGATCTCGTTCGCCTGGAAGAAGATGTAGTCCCAGATGCCGCCGACGGTCTTCGTCACGGTGATGAAGTCGTCCATCAGGAAGACGGATTCCACGCCGTGGACGTCGAAGAGCTTCGCCGCCACCGGCATGTCCCAGCACTCTTCCTTCTTGTTGTACTGCTTGCTGCCTCCGACCGTGACCTTCTGGTCAAGCCGGAGCTTGAAGGCTTGCGGGTTCGGGGTCGGTTCGATCATGATGATGCGGGCCATCGGATGAATCCTCCTGTCCCTTGAAGGGTTTGCCTCTTAGCAATCCATCGGAACGGGGGCAATCGCCATTTTTCGGCTCCACTTCCATCAAAATGGCGCAACTGTTTTTTTGGGAGGGCGATGGTGTTCAGGAACGGAACATCATGAGCTCACTTTACCTCTCCACGGGC
This sequence is a window from bacterium. Protein-coding genes within it:
- a CDS encoding PIN domain nuclease codes for the protein REFLHELPLHPTPEEHWIEVGRLRYEVAKQGFEMSIPDAHVAQCTRDLEGYLLTRDRIFQTVAGICGFKLLPIDLA
- a CDS encoding TetR/AcrR family transcriptional regulator translates to MTKKEHSSKQKILLAAEDEFAEQGFAGARTQEIARKAAVNKALIHYYYKDKSSLYQAVMDEMMFDLIRISQDVAKRKLTGKALVEALVSDFFDFAARHPHFAKLTTAGSTMGDAKYLETSIKNLFRPLFQRGVEFLEEHMEKKAIRRVDAPQFLVSALLLTLSYFAMSPMVSLLLGMDAISKMALEQRKKSVLDFVFATLGIQ
- a CDS encoding NifU family protein is translated as MARIIMIEPTPNPQAFKLRLDQKVTVGGSKQYNKKEECWDMPVAAKLFDVHGVESVFLMDDFITVTKTVGGIWDYIFFQANEILMAAKDIVAIRVGEGAEFKELASDEFDKLPSDQKLTYIDRIIDETIRPGLARDGGNLRILGLDENILRVEYQGACGSCPSSTGATLNYISNMLQNRVSPNLQVIPA